From a single Oscarella lobularis chromosome 20, ooOscLobu1.1, whole genome shotgun sequence genomic region:
- the LOC136199248 gene encoding LOW QUALITY PROTEIN: complement C3-like (The sequence of the model RefSeq protein was modified relative to this genomic sequence to represent the inferred CDS: inserted 1 base in 1 codon; substituted 1 base at 1 genomic stop codon), translating to MLAKLCALSFLVTAAIGNVCPPRYVVLFPEVLQVGTEQTIAVSVFGEQALPIKVQIETFDGFVINGSNSVIVAKGTREFKLRIPCMNVTEPSEGGTRYACVKFITNPSNCPTNERRRVVLSFKSISVFVQTDKPVYRRDDDVRIFVAVVKPDHTLLDDDTEVIFDIKNPQALTVHRFVLKTASKFQKHSFNLGHDPLVGKWIIRTKYGCKNSVISNFQFQVEDFVLPRXEVVITPPRVISPSSDRIDVGVKSIDTYGKPVVGRLNVTLGVAERNSPLVQTFRTELFQITINDKGKKRLTFPNDGYXVFPEGKLLYISAEVTERASHIGQSSKDKSAVFTAVPILLDCSLSKSFYAPLLPYELRIQAKYANGESAAQKDIKIVTGHDGKSLRERSDENRIASFMLQIDTRASQLTVRGSVGGQLSEEVCQLQAYQTSCSHYIVVTTRTPTPFKKGSPAIFEIFDIHVVVMSCGKVQDTFNERNRNGPIFSFQVKINSYFCETLCVAAYYVTECNGKSAVISDFLCADVIKESCFNAIRLQSHARDNVVRPGQGVQLALTAGAYSSIALLAVDESLYLVNNKRGVAKEFHYDMSCDYQINGSIGLTSLSSGIMSPVDRDGEECSKSRTKRETSSQQGINLHVYSGSKDRTGREDSNRELLARTGELAAAGLNLFRDDIRGFWIFKILSEQGFCASDPIRLRAFKTLFVECRLPTSLRRLEQATVACTVYNYDERTNSTACLRLLVTREDICTTAGYDESTDAICLFIGAQSSKTVLLPIVPVRKGKLKLKVRLTTDFSGEDVETFIFVEPEGTAKEYSLSAELDPQEINSVSTKDWCTSIIGPEDFRKGYCYRGSSHSSFGQSKNCSGKIIAEKLSKRDCCDQLIDKFAVSWSDENHCDLSIGKKKQINTFYIRLPETYIAGSDRAWLSITGNYFLGSLGNAESWDPKLPWLDTCRQNFGIHQSRLYYKFKNRISLSFKLLSAFALQTFCDARSDVAIDDAVIKSLVNFLANRQTQSGVFFKSDSFSTDVTSDGQAYVSAYIVSGALECCHAPNHPLFLPNAVTAFCKAVQFLELSVERDLLRRRVTKAIAYGALVKACTTCRLCQCRADMLTKARHILNVVSAFRDDGSRFWPSDGASSHDIDTSSVETTAYALCAFVDDERIKEARPLAKWLNGEQTEVKNSHHTPNRVRSLQKATCLSKFASKVSFECDLTVSVTASENNSLAKVFRVNDSNKDLVQTLELPRNDIVKVETTGNGLGIVQVHVKYNEAITGNDNCKFNLSVSSQYVFGSAIALRVCVQYLGDLSMDEAVVEVELPSGYAACKEGRENCVKELKETWGKSNYLRSVEISGRGVIFYFDQIGSSLDQQRTCFTFRADVAYAVRSLTPVSAKVYYNNRKDQSCTIFYNLNNAEADLAVLCNEPEAGRETLCVCCAGRCPKLEPIMNRLCNACLHHDYVYRVEVLRIVTKGEWQKIIVKLVDILKHGKRDLNRGARVALWMRLVCSRSLTFQIGESYHVQGEDGVKFVLDHSSHVEKWPEKLSACAKARSQCEQVKCEKKEKKRRKFKCVVECEDAHQDCKRGIRQFSRYVHNMKNEKASECEMPLSKLCPKNLLWL from the exons ATGTTGGCGAAGTTGTgtgctctttcttttcttgttaCAGCAGCTATTGGGAATGTGTG TCCCCCGAGGTACGTCGTCCTTTTTCCCGAAGTTTTGCAAGTTGGAACTGAGCAGACGATAGCCGTTTCGGTCTTTGGTGAGCAAGCTCTCCCAATCAAAGTCCAAATCGAAACGTTTGACGGCTTTGTTATAAACGGATCAAACTCCGTAATTGTTGCCAAAGGCACCAGAGAGTTCAAGCTCAGA aTTCCTTGCATGAACGTCACCGAACCGAGCGAGGGAGGGACACGTTACGCCTGTGTCAAGTTTATAACTAATCCTTCGAATTGCCCTACAAATGAGAGACGACGCGTGGTGCTGAGCTTCAAATCAATTTCAGTTTTTGTACAGACTGACAAACCTGTCTACAGAAGAGACGATGACG TGAGAATTTTCGTTGCTGTTGTAAAACCAGACCATACGCTTTTGGATGATGACACAGAG GTTATTTTTGACATCAAG AATCCGCAAGCCTTGACTGTTCATCGTTTTGTTCTCAAGACCGCCTCAA AGTTTCAGAAGCACTCATTCAATCTTGGACACGACCCTTTGGTTGGAAAATGGATTATTCGTACTAAATATGGCTGCAAG AATAGCGTgatttcaaattttcaatttcaagttGAAGACTTTG TTTTGCCAA TCGAGGTTGTGATTACTCCACCTAGAGTTATCAGTCCGTCGTCGGACCGCATCGACGTCGGAGTGAAATCCAT AGATACCTATGGAAAACCTGTTGTAGGAAGGCTCAACGTCACTCTAGGAGTAGCTGAGAGGAACTCCCCTTTGGTTCAAACATTTAGAACAGAGCTCTTTCAAATAACGATCAAC gataaaggaaaaaaacggCTGACCTTTCCAAATGACGGTTACTGAGTCTTTCCGGAGGGAAAATTGCTTTACATCTCTGCTGAAGTAACCGAAAGAGCTAGCCATATCGGTCAAAGCAGTAAAGATAAATCAGCGGTTTTTACTGCCGTTCCCATCTTACTTGATTGCAGTCTGTCAAAGTCTTTCTACGCACCTCTTCTGCCTTACGAACTTAGA ATTCAGGCAAAATACGCTAACGGAGAATCTGCAGCTCAGAAAGACATTAAGATTGTTACGGGACACGACGGAAAGTCACTAAGAGAGCGTTCTGATGAAAATAGAATAGCATCGTTTATGCTCCAAATTGACACGAGAGCAAGTCAACTTACTGTCAGG GGTAGCGTAGGAGGTCAACTGTCAGAAGAAGTGTGTCAACTCCAAGCATATCAAACGTCATGCAGCCACTACATTGTAGTTACGACACGAACTCCAACACCGTTTAAAAAAGGCAGTCCtgcaatttttgaaatt TTTGATATTCACGTCGTGGTAATGTCTTGTGGAAAAGTTCAAGATACTTTCAACGAAAGAAACAGGAACGGGCCGATATTTTCGTTTCAAGTTAAAATTAACTCATATTTCTGTGAAACGTTGTGCGTCGCTGCCTACTACGTAACCGAGTGCAACGGAAAATCTGCCGTAATTTCTGATTTCCTCTGCGCCGACGTTATTAAAGAAAGTTGTTTCAATGCT ATACGGCTTCAAAGTCATGCTAGAGATAACGTTGTTCGACCGGGACAGGGCGTGCAACTAGCACTAACTGCGGGGGCGTATTCCAGCATCGCACTCTTGGCGGTCGACGAATCACTCTACCTAGTTAACAATAAACGCGGAGTAGCAAAAGAG TTTCATTACGACATGTCATGTGATTACCAAATAAATGGA TCAATAGGACTGACGTCTCTCAGCAGCGGAATCATGTCACCTGTGGATCGTGACG GTGAAGAATGTTCGAAATCTCGCACAAAAcgagaaacgtcgtctcAGCAAG GAATAAACTTGCACGTATATTCAGGGTCCAAGGATAGGACCGGACGAGAAGACAGCAACCGTGAACTTCTTGCAAGAACCGGGGAACTCGCCGCAGCGGGACTGAATCTATTTCGTGACGACATCCGCGGATTCTG gatttttaaaattcttTCGGAACAAGGATTTTGTGCTTCAGATCCAATTCGCTTAAGAGCGTTTAAGACGTTGTTTGTAGAATGTCGCCTACCCACTTCACTACGTAGGCTGGAGCAAGCTACAGTAGCTTGTACGGTCTACAATTACGATGAACGGACAAATTCAACG GCGTGCCTGAGACTTCTAGTAACGAGAGAAGACATATGCACAACTGCTGGATATGATGAATCAACCGATGCCATATGCCTTTTCATTGGCGCGCAAAGCAGCAAGACGGTGCTGCTTCCAATTGTTCCGGTTAGGAAAGGAAAGTTGAAACTGAAAGTTCGCCTGACCACTGATTTCTCAGGAGAAGATGTAGAGACATTCATATTTGTCGAG cctGAAGGCACCGCTAAAGAATATTCTCTAAGTGCTGAGCTGGATCCTCAAG aaattaattctgtTTCTACGAAGGATTGGTGCACGTCTATAATCGGTCCTGAAG ACTTTCGTAAGGGTTACTGCTACAGAGGCTCTTCTCACTCTTCTTTTGGCCAAAGCAAGAACTGTTCTGGAAAAATAATTGCCGAGAAGCTTTCAAAGCGAGATTGCTGTGACCAACTAATCGACAAATTTGCCGTGTCGTGGTCTGACGAAAATCACTGCGATCTCT CTATTGGCAAGAAGAAACAAATCAATACTTTTTATATTCGATTGCCAGAGACCTACATTGCCGGGTCGGATAGAGCTTGGCTCTCGATCACaggaaattattttcttGGAAGTCTGGGCAATGCTGAGAGCTGGGATCCCAAATTGCCATGGTTAGACACTTGCCGACAGAATTTCGGTATTCATCAATCGAGGCTATACTATAAG TTTAAAAATAGGATATCACTCTCTTTTAAATT GCTAAGCGCTTTTGCACTGCAAACGTTCTGTGATGCTAGAAGCGATGTTGCAATCGATGACGCCGTCATAAAAAGCCTTGTTAATTTTCTGGCAAATAGGCAAACTCAAAGTGGTGTCTTTTTTAAGTCAGATTCCTTTTCCACGGATGTGACA AGTGATGGACAAGCGTATGTATCTGCTTATATTGTAAGCGGAGCATTAGAATGCTGCCATGCGCCGAATCATCCTCTTTTTCTCCCG AACGCTGTTACGGCCTTTTGCAAAGCAGTTCAATTTTTGGAGCTTTCGGTGGAAAGAGATCTTCTTAGAAGACGCGTTACTAAAGCCATTGCCTATGGTGCTCTTGTCAAAGCGTGCACAACGTGCCGCCTCTGTCAGTGCAGAGCTGATATGCTGACCAAAGCAAGGCATATTCTAAACGTAGTGTCAGCTTTTC GAGACGATGGATCAAGGTTTTGGCCGTCGGACGGAGCGTCCTCTCATGACATTGATACGAGTTCTGTTGAAACGACGGCGTATGCGTTATGCGCctttgtcgacgacgaaagaattAAAGAAGCAAGGCCCTTGGCAAAGTGGTTAAACGGTGAACAAACGGAAGTTAAAAATTCTCATCATACGCCAAATCGGGTGCGATCACTTCAAAAGGCAAC ATGTCTTTCTAAGTTTGCTAGCAAAGTTTCGTTTGAATGCGATCTAACAGTTAGCGTAACAGCATCAGAAAACAATTCTCTTGCTAAGGTTTTTCGAGTTAACGACTCCAATAAGGACTTGGTTCAAACATTGGAG CTTCCTCGCAATGACATTGTCAAAGTAGAAACAACAGGGAACGGCCTTGGAATTGTTCAG GTGCATGTTAAATACAACGAAGCAATAACCGGAAACGACAATTGCAAATTTAATTTGTCGGTTTCCtctcaatacgttttcggTAGCGCAATTGCATTGAGAGTTTGTGTTCA ATACCTTGGTGACTTGTCCATGGACGAAGCGGTAGTGGAAGTTGAATTGCCAAGCGGTTACGCTGCTTGCAAGGAGGGCCGAGAAAATTGCGTGAAAGAG CTCAAAGAAACTTGGGGAAAATCTAATTATCTTCGATCTGTTGAAATATCAGGACGAGGCGTGATATTTTACTTTGATCAG ATTGGTTCATCGCTTGATCAACAACGTACGTGCTTCACATTTCGAGCAGATGTTGCGTACGCGGTTAGAAGTCTTACTCCTGTTAGTGCAAAGGTCTATTACAACAACCGCAAAG ATCAAAGCTGCACCATTTTCTACAATTTAAACAATGCAGAAGCTGATTTAGCCGTACTCTGCAATGAACCTGAAGCTGGTCGCGAAACGTTATGCGTCTGCTGTGCAG gCCGTTGTCCGAAACTTGAGCCTATTATGAACAGGCTCTGCAACGCATGCTTGCACCACGACTACG TGTATCGTGTTGAAGTTCTCAGAATCGTCACTAAAGGTGAATGGCAGAAGATAATAGTCAAGCTAGTGGAC ATATTGAAGCACGGAAAGCGTGACTTGAATCGAGGTGCTAGAGTAGCGCTTTGGATGCGACTAGTCTGCTCTCGATCACTGACTTTTCAAATTGGAGAAAGTTATCACGTGCAGGGAGAAGACGGTGTCAAATTTGTTCTAGATCACTCATCTCACGTAGAAAAATGGCCTGAAAAGCTGTCTGCTTGTGCGAAAGCTAGATCCCAGTGCGAGCAAGTGAAGTgtgagaagaaagagaagaagaggagaaagttTAAGTGTGTAGTCGAATGCGAAGATGCACACCAAGACTGCAAGAGAGGAATTCGTCAATTTTCCAGGTACGTCCATAAcatgaaaaatgaaaaggcgTCAGAATGCGAAATGCCGCTAAGCAAACTTTGCCCAAAAAATTTACTTTGGCTTTAG
- the LOC136199250 gene encoding galactose-3-O-sulfotransferase 2-like → MVEPRVKVNLGYPRHLELNNSRMYRQTHKVGEYDALFDHCRFNKSVLDELLNKPVYVTILRDPITRFVSAFYFLDDYRSIVKEESVGQFVSNIDKYKNEISRSIDQFGRFNGMAFDLGVDPPYKDEDIKSKIIEIEESFSVVFIMEYMPESMVLLKRTMGWELDDVIAIPQNSHSDLAASKSATDKYTAHHTGESLDIKQRETIVRLGHADMKIYHHFNVTFWKRVQAEYKFEEEVQLYQEKLEKYLKNEKERAFLKKISHWDE, encoded by the coding sequence ATGGTCGAACCCCGAGTCAAAGTCAACCTTGGCTACCCCCGCCACTTGGAGTTGAATAATAGTCGCATGTATCGTCAAACGCACAAAGTTGGCGAGTACGACGCTCTTTTCGACCACTGCCGATTCAATAAAAGCGTTCTGGATGAACTCTTGAATAAGCCAGTCTACGTCACTATCCTTCGCGATCCAATAACTCGATTTGTGTCTGCGTTTTACTTTCTCGACGATTATAGAAGCATTGTAAAAGAAGAATCCGTCGGTCAGTTTGTATCCAATATTGACAAGTACAAAAACGAGATCAGTCGTTCTATTGACCAATTTGGCAGATTCAATGGCATGGCATTCGATTTAGGCGTCGATCCGCCCTACAAGGACGAAGACATCAAAAgtaaaataattgaaatAGAAGAATCATTTTCAGTTGTATTCATAATGGAGTATATGCCAGAGTCGATGGTGCTATTGAAACGTACAATGGGGTGGGAACTagacgacgtcattgcaaTTCCACAAAATTCTCATTCCGATTTGGCGGCGTCAAAATCTGCTACCGATAAATACACGGCACATCATACCGGCGAATCCTTAGACATAAAGCAGAGAGAGACGATAGTGAGGTTGGGCCACGCCGACATGAAAATCTATCATCACTTCAATGTGACATTTTGGAAACGCGTTCAAGCCGAGTACAAGTTCGAGGAAGAAGTTCAGCTGTACCAAGAAAAGCTTGAAAAGTATCtaaagaacgagaaagaaagggCCTTCTTGAAAAAGATATCGCATTGGGACGAATAA